The Acidobacteriota bacterium genome has a segment encoding these proteins:
- the glmM gene encoding phosphoglucosamine mutase, giving the protein MKSKSSLKVGISGVRGIVGDSLSPQVAARFAAAFGTYAGRARIIVGRDARSSGPMLTEAVFSALLAAGCRPVDIGICPIPTILLYVKERRALGGVAVTASHNPGEWNGLKFISGRGLYLNPAETAEFLDIYHQGDFAFAGAEGIRTVEREDGAPHAHLRRLLRNLDVEAVRKRKLRVVADCAGGAGSVLMPALLEELGCRTVLIDAVPDGSCSRPSEPTPENLSELSRTVVKNRADIGFAQDADADRLALVDEKGRPMGEDMTLALAVRRVLGGKPGPVVVNLSASLAIDDIAREAGVPVFRTKIGETHVVEELLRRKAAIGGEGNGGVVWPAVHPCRDSFAAAGLILESLAASNRTASALRRTIPSYVLVKDKVEGTPDQAHRILARLKKRHGRREISTLDGLKIFFGRSWVHVRPSNTEPFIRITAEAKTKAAAERLVQSFKDDIRELS; this is encoded by the coding sequence ATGAAGAGTAAATCCTCCCTCAAGGTCGGCATCTCCGGAGTCCGGGGCATCGTGGGGGACAGCCTCTCGCCCCAGGTCGCCGCCCGATTCGCGGCCGCGTTCGGAACCTACGCCGGGCGGGCCCGGATCATTGTCGGCCGGGACGCCCGATCCTCCGGTCCCATGCTGACCGAGGCCGTCTTTTCCGCCCTCCTGGCCGCGGGCTGCCGGCCGGTCGATATCGGAATCTGCCCGATCCCGACCATCCTTCTCTATGTCAAGGAGCGCCGGGCTCTCGGCGGCGTGGCCGTCACGGCCAGCCACAATCCCGGAGAATGGAACGGCCTGAAGTTCATAAGCGGCCGGGGACTCTATCTCAATCCGGCCGAAACCGCCGAATTCCTGGATATCTACCACCAGGGCGATTTCGCTTTCGCCGGCGCCGAAGGCATCCGCACGGTCGAGCGCGAGGACGGCGCCCCTCACGCCCATCTGAGAAGACTTCTTCGGAATCTGGATGTCGAGGCCGTGCGAAAGAGAAAACTACGGGTCGTCGCCGATTGCGCGGGCGGCGCGGGCTCCGTTTTGATGCCGGCTCTCCTTGAAGAACTGGGCTGCCGGACCGTCCTGATCGACGCCGTTCCCGACGGCTCCTGTTCCCGGCCTTCGGAACCGACTCCTGAAAATTTGTCCGAACTCAGCCGAACCGTCGTCAAAAACCGGGCCGACATCGGGTTCGCCCAGGACGCCGATGCCGACCGCCTGGCCCTGGTCGACGAGAAAGGGCGGCCTATGGGCGAGGACATGACGCTCGCCCTGGCCGTCCGCCGCGTTCTCGGCGGAAAGCCGGGCCCCGTCGTCGTCAACCTCTCGGCCAGCCTGGCCATCGACGACATCGCCCGGGAGGCCGGCGTTCCCGTCTTCCGGACGAAGATCGGCGAAACCCACGTCGTCGAGGAGCTCCTGCGGCGCAAAGCCGCGATCGGCGGCGAGGGAAACGGCGGCGTCGTCTGGCCGGCCGTCCATCCCTGCCGGGACAGTTTCGCCGCCGCGGGCCTCATCCTCGAAAGCCTGGCGGCCTCGAACCGAACCGCCTCGGCGCTTCGGCGCACCATCCCCTCCTACGTCCTGGTGAAAGACAAGGTCGAGGGAACGCCCGATCAGGCCCACCGCATCCTGGCGCGGTTGAAGAAGCGGCACGGCCGCCGGGAGATCTCGACCCTCGACGGACTCAAGATCTTTTTCGGCCGAAGCTGGGTCCACGTCCGGCCGTCGAACACCGAGCCTTTCATCCGCATCACGGCCGAGGCCAAAACAAAAGCGGCGGCCGAACGACTGGTTCAGTCCTTCAAGGACGACATCCGCGAACTGTCCTGA
- a CDS encoding phosphoglucosamine mutase produces the protein MKLLKIGLSGVRGVVGEALTPEPAMDFACAFGTAVGPGRILVARDTRSSGPMLRAASVSALVSTGCDVVDLGVCPTPILQFWIPRLKARGGLAITAGHNDASWNALTFINRDGTYLNEYQGQEVLDLFHLGRFSRVASDRLGTVRTHEDPLSPYFQALMHVLDRKAIASAGFKVVADPCNGAAAGIVDRFFSELSCKFVPVNNTPSGYFPHPPEPRPRNASETSSIIRIAAADAGFLLNSDGSRVSLVAEDGETLSEEYTFPIAADRILERDGGPVVTTLSTSRMIDGVAARRKVPVVMSKVGQSPVIQAMIAEDAAVAGEGSGGVAARLFQPAFDGFLTMGLVLEAMAVRKRKLSELAAELPRYHIVKEKIYCLPHRIHSVVARTRDLFPEEDIQSGDGIRVERRDGWIQIRASATEPMIRITAEFATRRRALEELDRVAAEVVRMV, from the coding sequence ATGAAACTTCTGAAGATCGGGTTGTCCGGTGTGCGCGGCGTCGTCGGCGAGGCCTTGACGCCCGAGCCGGCCATGGATTTCGCCTGCGCCTTCGGCACGGCCGTGGGCCCGGGACGCATCCTCGTCGCCCGCGACACACGGTCTTCCGGACCGATGCTGCGGGCCGCCTCCGTCTCGGCGCTCGTTTCCACGGGATGCGACGTCGTCGACCTCGGCGTCTGCCCGACGCCGATTCTCCAGTTCTGGATTCCCCGGCTCAAAGCCCGGGGCGGGCTGGCCATCACGGCCGGACACAACGACGCCTCCTGGAACGCCCTGACGTTCATCAACAGGGACGGAACGTATCTCAACGAATATCAGGGCCAGGAAGTTCTCGATCTCTTTCATCTCGGGCGATTCAGTCGGGTCGCTTCGGACCGGCTGGGAACCGTCCGGACCCATGAGGATCCCCTCAGTCCTTATTTCCAAGCCCTGATGCACGTCCTCGACCGCAAGGCCATCGCAAGTGCGGGATTCAAAGTCGTGGCCGATCCCTGCAACGGGGCGGCGGCCGGGATCGTCGACCGGTTCTTTTCCGAACTCAGTTGCAAATTCGTCCCGGTCAACAACACTCCGTCAGGCTATTTCCCTCATCCCCCCGAACCGAGACCGAGAAACGCCTCCGAGACATCCTCCATCATCCGGATCGCCGCGGCCGACGCCGGCTTCCTTCTGAACAGCGACGGCAGCCGCGTCTCCCTGGTCGCCGAGGACGGCGAAACCCTCTCGGAGGAATACACGTTCCCCATCGCCGCGGACCGAATTCTGGAGCGGGACGGCGGACCCGTTGTGACGACGCTCTCGACATCGCGGATGATCGACGGCGTCGCGGCCCGCCGCAAAGTCCCTGTCGTCATGTCGAAGGTCGGACAGTCGCCCGTCATCCAGGCCATGATCGCCGAGGATGCGGCCGTGGCCGGCGAAGGCAGCGGCGGCGTCGCCGCGCGTCTTTTTCAGCCGGCTTTCGACGGGTTTTTGACGATGGGACTCGTTCTGGAGGCCATGGCCGTGAGAAAACGGAAGCTTTCGGAACTCGCCGCGGAGCTTCCCCGCTATCACATCGTCAAGGAAAAAATTTATTGCCTCCCCCACCGCATCCACTCCGTCGTGGCCCGAACCCGCGACCTTTTCCCCGAGGAAGACATCCAGTCCGGCGACGGCATTCGGGTCGAGCGCCGCGACGGTTGGATCCAGATCCGGGCCTCAGCCACGGAACCCATGATCCGCATCACGGCGGAATTCGCGACGCGGCGGCGGGCCCTCGAGGAACTGGACCGGGTGGCCGCCGAAGTCGTCCGGATGGTCTGA